The stretch of DNA CCAGTGCGGCGGTGGCCACTTCCGCACTGATCCAGCTCGCGCCGACCAGCACGACCCGCGCTCCCGCCCGCAGCCGTTCCCGCAGCAGCGCCGCGTCGTCGGCGGTGCGCACGACCAGCTGCGGACCGTCGCCGGGAAGCCGCACCGGGCTCGCGCCGGTGGCGATGACCAGCGCGTCGTAGCCGACGTCGCCGGAATCGGTACCGACCACCCGTTCCGCCGGATGCAGCGATCGAGCCGCTGCGCCCAGCCGGAGATCGACCGACAACGCCTCGTAGTCGGTCCGCAACGTGGGGTCGAACTCGTCCCGCAACGCCGCCTTGGTCAGCGGCGGCCGGTCGTAGGGCGCCCGCCGCTCGGCCGCGAGCAGCACGATCTCGCCGTCGAACCCCTTGCGCCGCAGCAATTCGCAGGTGCGCGCCGCGGCCAGCCCCCCACCGGCGATGACGACCCGGGTCACCGGGCGAGCTTCGGGCCGGGAGTGAACCGCGCCGGGATGCGCTGGAAGCCCATGTTCGTGCCCTGGTGCGGATAGCGCTCCAGCGCGTCGAAATCGACGGTGTAGTCCGGCATCCGGGTGAGGATCTCGTTGAGCAGCGTCTTGGCCATCAACCGGCCCAGGTGCGAGCCGGCGCAGCGGTGCACCCCGATGCCGAAGGCGGTGTGCCGGTTCGGCCAGCGGTCGATGTCGATCTCGTCCGGGTGCTCGAACAGCGACTCGTCCCGGTTGGCCGAGGCCCAGGAAAGCAGCACCCGGTCGCCTTGCCGCATCGGGCAGCCGCGGAACTCGGTGTCCTGCGCGACGGTGCGGGCCAGCGCCTGGGTGGGGGAGAAGTAGCGCAGGAACTCCTCCACGGCGTGGTCGAGCAGGCTCGGATCTTCGATCAGCCGTTGCCGCACGTCGGTGTGCTCGGCCAGCCAGACGAGCGTCTGGCTCACCAGCGAGGCGGTGGTCCCGGTACCGCCCGCGATGAGCAGCTCGACGATGGCGAAGACCTCGTCGTCGGTGATCGGCCGGTCGTCCACGGTCTGCTGCACCAGGTAGCTGATCACGTCGTCCTGCGGATCGGCGCGGCGCTGCTCGATGATCCGGCTCATCTGCTCGGACAGGTAGGGCAGGTCCACTTCGGTGGCCTGGCGCCACTTCTCGCTGCCGGGCACGGCGGCCAGCGTGGCGTGGTGCGCGCGCGAGTAGCGGCGCCACTCCTCGACCGGCAGGCCCAGCCAGTCGATGGTGACCAGCGACGGAACGCCGATCACGGAGGTGAAGTCGCACTCGCCGGTCTCGATGACCTCGTCGATGAAGCTGCTGACGTGGTGCTCGACCATGCCGCGCATCCGCTCGATCGCGGCGGGCGAGGTGATCGGGTTGATCAGCTTGCGGAACTTCCGGAAATCCGGTGGATCCAGTTCAATCGGGATGTGGAAGTGCATGGGCGTCTTCGGGATCACCACGGACAGCCCCTCGCCTCCGGAGGAGGTGCGCGCCGAGGAGAACACGCCGTCGTCCCGCGCGGCTTCGAAGACGCTCTCGTAGTCGGACAGCACCCAGTAGCCACCGTGCGACTCGGTCCAGGCGAGTCCGTGCTCGTTGCGGACGGCGCGGTAGGAAGCGACCGGGTCCGCGGAGTGCTCCTGGGAGTTGTGATCGAAGCGGATCACTGGACAGCGCTGTTGCGAAGCCATGCTGCTGGGACCTCCTATTGCATCAACCCCGCTGTTGACCTGATAATGGTTATACTAGATATGCCGGTTGTCAACGGTTCGCACGAAGCCGGGGGAGTCGGCGCCACCTCGACGAGGAGGAGAAACCATGCGCGCGCGGGTCGATCCGAACCACTGCCAGGGGCACGGGCTGTGCCAGATGAGCGCCCCGAACGTCTTCGCGTTGCGCGAGGAGGACGGCACCGCCTACGTGCTCGAAGAACAGGTCCCGGCCGAGTTCGCCGACGAGGCCGTCGAAGGCGCGGACTCCTGCCCCGAGCGCGCGATCACGGTCGACTGATGGGGGAG from Saccharopolyspora sp. SCSIO 74807 encodes:
- a CDS encoding ferredoxin, with translation MRARVDPNHCQGHGLCQMSAPNVFALREEDGTAYVLEEQVPAEFADEAVEGADSCPERAITVD
- a CDS encoding cytochrome P450, which translates into the protein MASQQRCPVIRFDHNSQEHSADPVASYRAVRNEHGLAWTESHGGYWVLSDYESVFEAARDDGVFSSARTSSGGEGLSVVIPKTPMHFHIPIELDPPDFRKFRKLINPITSPAAIERMRGMVEHHVSSFIDEVIETGECDFTSVIGVPSLVTIDWLGLPVEEWRRYSRAHHATLAAVPGSEKWRQATEVDLPYLSEQMSRIIEQRRADPQDDVISYLVQQTVDDRPITDDEVFAIVELLIAGGTGTTASLVSQTLVWLAEHTDVRQRLIEDPSLLDHAVEEFLRYFSPTQALARTVAQDTEFRGCPMRQGDRVLLSWASANRDESLFEHPDEIDIDRWPNRHTAFGIGVHRCAGSHLGRLMAKTLLNEILTRMPDYTVDFDALERYPHQGTNMGFQRIPARFTPGPKLAR